From a region of the Gossypium raimondii isolate GPD5lz chromosome 10, ASM2569854v1, whole genome shotgun sequence genome:
- the LOC105776410 gene encoding probable LRR receptor-like serine/threonine-protein kinase At3g47570 produces the protein MEVASSFFIVCFQVIVLSLFSLAYAAPISGGNDTDLQALLRFKANIIGDQLGVMDSWNSSVHFCQWHGVTCSRKLRRVTKLELQLLKLSGSLSPYIGNLSFLKELNLEGNSFYNQIPQEICRLRRLETLELSNNSITGEIPSNLSACYKLTWVGMRGNQLTGEIPASLGLLSNLKVLSFAINRLRGSIPPSLGNLSSLEKLSLRTNSLSGVIPEGIGQLTNLSVFSVEENAISGTIPFTMFNLSNMRSFDIGGNNIQGTLPSDLAITMPYLEFFSAWENQISGKIPISISNASNLHILQLNENRLIGNVPSLEKLDKLANLLPGTNHLGNGREGDLNFLCSLVNNTKIETIDIQTNNFGGELPECISNFSSTLLFLVIENNKILGKIPDGIGNLINLQVLRVSQNQLSGPIPLNIGRIQKLKRFDARYNFLTGTIPHSIGNLTGLTFLALGVNNFQGNIPSSLGHCQNLLTLGLSYNNLSGSIPPQVLALSSLSILLNLSSNYLTGELPVEVEKLKNLGDLDVSKNKLSGLLPNSLGSCVRLEKLFLGGNLFEGPIPSSMSSLRGLAALDVSDNNLSGEIPEFLASFGALKYLNLSFNDFEGIIPSGGVFKNSSATFVEGNDKLCGGITELHLSRCNSEKSSNTSLRLKLVIVSVILGVTLIFLFLLIMLFRKKKEHQPTTTCAENSLLRLSYQSILRATNGFSTQNLVGLGSFGSVYRGILEETGEVIAVKVLNLLNHGASRSFLAECEVLKNIRHRNLVKVLTAISGADYQGNDFKALVYEFMVNGSLEDWLHPPAGTNEPETIRNLNLFHRLNVAIDVAHALEYLHHRSQILIIHCDLKPSNILLDAEMVAYISDFGLAKILSADRLNYSASQSSSLGLRGTIGYAPPEYGMGSELSTKGDVYSYGILLLEMFTGKRPTDEKFKEGLSLHNFVKSALPDRVIEILDPILFEERVQQETLKGKCLRNEIHLQCLNLIYEIGLICSAESPSARMDMSDVVTKLCSIRDKLYPT, from the exons ATGGAAGTGGCCAGCTcttttttcattgtttgcttCCAAGTTATAGTTCTTAGCTTGTTCAGTTTAGCATATGCAGCGCCTATATCCGGAGGAAATGACACTGATCTACAAGCTTTACTACGGTTCAAAGCCAATATAATTGGTGATCAGCTCGGAGTTATGGACTCTTGGAATAGTTCCGTTCACTTCTGTCAATGGCATGGTGTTACATGCAGTCGCAAGCTTCGGAGAGTTACCAAGTTGGAACTGCAGCTCCTAAAACTCTCCGGATCTTTATCACCATACATTGGAAATTTAAGCTTTCTCAAGGAGTTGAATCTTGAGGGTAACAGCTTCTACAATCAGATTCCTCAAGAAATTTGTCGCTTAAGAAGATTGGAAACTTTAGAACTGTCCAATAATTCCATCACTGGTGAAATTCCTTCCAATTTATCTGCTTGTTATAAGCTTACATGGGTCGGTATGAGGGGCAACCAGCTAACAGGAGAAATACCCGCTTCGCTGGGTCTCTTATCAAACTTGAAAGTCTTGAGTTTTGCCATCAACAGATTGAGAGGAAGTATACCACCTTCGTTGGGGAATTTGTCATCCTTAGAGAAACTTTCTTTGCGGACTAATTCATTAAGTGGGGTTATACCTGAAGGTATTGGACAATTGACAAATCTTTCAGTTTTCTCGGTAGAAGAAAATGCAATTTCAGGTACTATTCCCTTCACAATGTTCAATCTCTCCAATATGAGAAGTTTTGATATTGGTGGAAACAATATTCAAGGTACTCTTCCTTCTGACTTAGCAATCACTATGCCATATCTTGAGTTCTTTTCTGCATGGGAAAACCAAATCTCAGGAAAAATCCCGATTTCTATATCGAATGCCTCGAATCTGCATATTCTTCAGCTTAATGAGAATAGACTTATTGGAAACGTCCCTTCCTTAGAGAAGTTGGATAAACTAGCTAATCTTCTTCCAGGCACAAACCATTTGGGAAATGGAAGAGAAGGTGATTTGAACTTTCTCTGCAGTTTAGTTAATAataccaaaatagaaacaatagatatacaaacaaataattttggAGGGGAACTTCCCGAATGCATTAGCAATTTTTCTAGcacacttttatttttagtaatagaaaataacaaaatattggGAAAAATTCCCGATGGGATTGGAAATCTCATCAATTTGCAGGTGCTACGGGTATCACAAAATCAACTATCAGGTCCCATTCCTCTCAACATCGGGAGGATCCAGAAGCTAAAGAGATTTGACGCTCGTTATAATTTTCTCACTGGGACTATTCCCCATTCTATTGGAAATTTAACAGGGTTAACATTTCTAGCTTTAGGAGTTAACAATTTTCAGGGCAATATTCCTTCAAGTCTTGGACACTGCCAAAATTTGCTTACATTGGGTCTTTCTTACAACAATCTTAGTGGATCAATACCCCCTCAAGTACTTGCACTTTCCTCCTTGTCCATTTTACTAAACTTATCATCAAACTATTTGACTGGTGAACTTCCCGTTGAAGTagagaaattgaaaaatctagGTGATTTGGATGTTTCAAAAAATAAGTTATCTGGTTTGCTTCCAAACAGCCTTGGTAGCTGTGTGAGATTAGAAAAGTTGTTTCTTGGTGGTAATTTGTTCGAAGGGCCCATTCCTTCATCCATGAGTTCATTGAGAGGTCTTGCGGCACTGGATGTATCCGATAATAATCTTTCAGGTGAGATTCCTGAATTTCTTGCAAGCTTTGGGGCACTAAAGTATTTAAATCTCTCATTTAATGATTTTGAGGGAATAATACCAAGTGGAGGAGTCTTTAAGAATTCAAGTGCTACATTTGTTGAAGGGAACGATAAGCTTTGTGGAGGCATCACTGAGTTACACTTGTCAAGATGTAACTcggaaaaatcatcaaacacTTCTCTTCGTTTAAAACTTGTTATTGTTTCTGTAATTTTAGGAGTGACTTTGATATTCCTTTTTCTCCTTATCATGTTGTTTCGAAAGAAGAAAGAGCATCAGCCAACAACAACTTGTGCAGAAAATTCACTTTTACGGTTATCATACCAAAGCATCCTAAGGGCTACTAACGGATTCTCTACGCAGAATTTGGTTGGTTTGGGAAGTTTTGGTTCCGTGTACAGAGGAATTCTTGAAGAGACTGGAGAAGTTATTGCAGTAAAGGTGCTTAATCTTCTAAATCATGGAGCTTCGAGGAGTTTCTTAGCTGAATGTGAGGTCTTGAAGAACATTCGACATCGAAATCTTGTCAAGGTTTTAACAGCCATTTCAGGTGCCGATTATCAAGGCAATGATTTTAAAGCCTTGGTTTATGAGTTCATGGTAAATGGAAGTTTGGAGGACTGGCTGCATCCACCTGCTGGAACCAATGAACCAGAGACAATAAGAAACCTGAACCTCTTCCATAGACTTAATGTGGCCATAGATGTTGCTCATGCACTAGAGTATCTGCACCATCGTTCCCAAATATTGATCATTCATTGTGACCTCAAGCCAAGCAATATTCTACTTGATGCGGAAATGGTTGCCTATATAAGTGACTTTGGCTTAGCAAAAATCCTTTCTGCAGACAGGCTTAACTATTCTGCTAGCCAATCAAGCTCCCTTGGGTTAAGAGGAACTATTGGTTATGCTCCACCTG AATATGGCATGGGAAGTGAGTTGTCAACAAAAGGGGATGTGTATAGCTATGGCATCCTCTTGCTAGAGATGTTTACAGGGAAGAGGCCGACGGATGAAAAGTTCAAAGAAGGTTTAAGTCTTCACAACTTTGTTAAGTCAGCTTTACCGGATCGAGTGATTGAGATTTTAGATCCCATTCTTTTTGAAGAAAGAGTCCAACAAGAAACCCTCAAGGGAAAATGTCTGAGAAATGAAATACATCTTCAGTGCttgaatttaatatatgaaataggACTCATTTGTTCTGCTGAATCACCAAGTGCGCGTATGGACATGAGTGATGTTGTTACCAAGCTTTGTTCCATTAGAGACAAGCTTTATCCTACTTGA